From one Micromonospora siamensis genomic stretch:
- a CDS encoding carbohydrate kinase family protein, translating to MKIAVTGSIATDHLMSFPGRFADQLIADQLDKVSLSFLVDELVLRRGGTAANIAFGMAQLGLRPVLLGAVGADFADYRSWLERHGVDCDSVHVSEVAHTARFVCTTDTDMCQIASFYAGAMSEARNIELAPVAQRLGGLDLVLVSANDPAAMVRHSAECRVRGYPFVADPSQQLARMDGADVLGLVDGAEYLMTNEYEKSLLLSKAGLTDEQLLDRVKVRVTTLGKQGVEIVGREIGTIHVPIAREIQAVDPTGVGDGFRAGFFAALNWGVGLERAAQVGCLLATLVLENFGGQEYEVRRDLFVKRLAESYGDAAAEDVRPHLLP from the coding sequence ATGAAGATCGCCGTGACCGGCTCGATCGCGACCGACCACCTGATGAGCTTCCCGGGTCGCTTCGCCGACCAGCTCATCGCCGACCAGCTGGACAAGGTCTCGCTCTCCTTCCTGGTCGACGAACTGGTCCTCCGGCGCGGCGGCACCGCCGCCAACATCGCCTTCGGCATGGCCCAGCTGGGGCTGCGCCCGGTGCTGCTGGGCGCGGTCGGCGCGGACTTCGCCGACTACCGCTCCTGGCTGGAGCGGCACGGCGTCGACTGCGACTCGGTGCATGTCAGCGAGGTGGCGCACACCGCCCGCTTCGTCTGCACCACCGACACCGACATGTGCCAGATCGCCTCGTTCTACGCCGGCGCGATGAGCGAGGCCCGCAACATCGAGCTGGCCCCGGTCGCCCAGCGGCTCGGCGGCCTGGACCTGGTGCTGGTCAGCGCCAACGACCCGGCCGCGATGGTCCGGCACTCGGCCGAGTGCCGGGTGCGGGGCTACCCGTTCGTCGCCGACCCGTCGCAGCAACTCGCCCGGATGGACGGCGCCGACGTGCTCGGCCTGGTCGACGGCGCGGAATACCTGATGACCAACGAGTACGAGAAGTCGCTGCTGCTGAGCAAGGCCGGCCTCACCGACGAGCAGCTGCTCGACCGGGTGAAGGTGCGGGTCACCACGCTGGGCAAGCAGGGTGTGGAGATCGTCGGGCGGGAGATCGGCACCATCCATGTCCCGATCGCCCGGGAGATCCAGGCGGTCGACCCGACCGGTGTCGGCGACGGCTTCCGGGCCGGCTTCTTCGCCGCGCTGAACTGGGGCGTCGGCCTGGAGCGGGCCGCACAGGTCGGCTGCCTGCTCGCCACCCTGGTGCTGGAGAACTTCGGCGGCCAGGAGTACGAGGTGCGCCGCGACCTGTTCGTCAAGCGCCTTGCCGAGTCGTACGGTGACGCCGCCGCCGAGGACGTGCGGCCGCACCTGCTGCCGTGA
- the erpA gene encoding iron-sulfur cluster insertion protein ErpA: MTTPAQTESTEAQAPTSIVLTDVAAEKVKALIEQEGRDDLRLRVAVQPGGCSGLRYQLFFDERSLDGDVVSDFGGVEVVVDRMSAPYLAGATIDFADRIDAQGFTIDNPNAGNSCACGDSFS, from the coding sequence GTGACCACGCCAGCGCAGACCGAGTCGACCGAGGCCCAGGCCCCTACGTCCATCGTCCTCACCGACGTCGCGGCGGAGAAGGTCAAGGCCCTGATCGAGCAGGAGGGCCGCGACGACCTGCGGCTCCGGGTCGCGGTGCAGCCGGGCGGCTGCTCCGGCCTGCGGTACCAGCTCTTCTTCGACGAGCGTTCGCTCGACGGTGACGTCGTCAGCGACTTCGGCGGCGTCGAGGTGGTCGTCGACCGGATGAGCGCGCCCTACCTGGCCGGTGCGACGATCGACTTCGCCGACCGGATCGACGCCCAGGGCTTCACCATCGACAACCCGAACGCCGGCAACTCCTGCGCCTGCGGCGACTCGTTCAGCTGA